The genome window GCTTCTAGTTTAAGAGAAATGATGAGAAATATTCAAAAAGAAAACTTAAATCTTTCTAAACCTGTTACTTATCAAGCAAAAGTTCCAACTGTTCTCGCTATTTCAGGTGGTAAAGGTGGCGTTGGAAAAACTTTAACTACGGCAAATTTAGGCCTTTGTATGGCTAGGATGGGAATGCGAACATTATTAATAGATGGCGATTTTGGTTTAGCAAATTTAGATGTTGTTTTAAATTTACGGCCTCAATTTACATTAGATGATGTTCTTTGTGGAGAAAGACATTTAAAAGATATTATAATGACAGGAGTAGAAGGAGTTAGAATAATTCCTTCATCTAGTGGTGTTATGCGCGTTCCTGAATTAGATAAATTGCAAAAGTTAATGCTCTTAGATCAAATTGAATCTCTCGATGAAGAATTTGATGTTGTATTAATTGATACTCCTGCTGGAGTTTCAAAAAATGTTCAATATTGGACGTCTTCTTCTGCAGAAGTCATAATGGTTGTTACTCCAGAGCCAACTAGTTTAGCTGATTGCTATGCTAGTATAAAAATTCTTTCGCAGACAACAGCTGAAACCAATTTTAAACTTATCGTGAATATGGTTCGGAATGATGTTGAAGCGAAAAAAATATATGAAAAAATTTCGACTTTATCAGATGAATATTTGCAAGTCAGAGTTGAATATTTAGGACATATTCCCTTTGATGAAGTTGTTCGGAATTCAGTGAGAGACAGAGTTCCTTATGTGCAAAAATATCCTTTTTCCCAG of Pigmentibacter sp. JX0631 contains these proteins:
- a CDS encoding MinD/ParA family protein, translated to MFDQASSLREMMRNIQKENLNLSKPVTYQAKVPTVLAISGGKGGVGKTLTTANLGLCMARMGMRTLLIDGDFGLANLDVVLNLRPQFTLDDVLCGERHLKDIIMTGVEGVRIIPSSSGVMRVPELDKLQKLMLLDQIESLDEEFDVVLIDTPAGVSKNVQYWTSSSAEVIMVVTPEPTSLADCYASIKILSQTTAETNFKLIVNMVRNDVEAKKIYEKISTLSDEYLQVRVEYLGHIPFDEVVRNSVRDRVPYVQKYPFSQASQCLRDISRQIITQGTVGQLKGTMQFFWRKMVAANSPDIIGYK